One Thermus sp. CCB_US3_UF1 DNA window includes the following coding sequences:
- the pgm gene encoding phosphoglucomutase (alpha-D-glucose-1,6-bisphosphate-dependent) yields the protein MDLPKLLTLYYEERPDPEDPLLRVAFGTSGHRGTSLKGTFTEAHVLAIAQAIADLRASFGATGPLFLAKDTHALSQPAWATALSVFAANGIEVLVEPEEGYTPTPLVSLAILEHNAHHSAKADGVLLTPSHNPPEDGGFKYNPPTGGPADTRVTKAIEARANALLKEGLKGVKRLPLKEAKGRAKAFDYAGLYVARIKEAVDLEAIRASGLRIGVDPLGGASLRVWERLAEAYRLNLEVVNPILDPTFRFMPPDHDGKIRMDCSSPYAMAGLLALKDRYDLAIGNDPDADRHGIVTPRGLMNPNHYLAAALHHLFTTRAWPGAKVGKTAVTSALLDRVAAALGREVYETPVGFKYFVAGLLEGWLGFGGEESAGASFLRLDGRPFSTDKDGILLGLLAAEMAAKEGKAPDEVYEALAQGLGRPYYARKDLPISPEAKAKLARLSPEDVGEKELAGEPIRAVLTRAPGNGEPLGGLKVVTENAWFAARPSGTEDVAKVYAESFRGEEHLEAVLQAALALVAKVLA from the coding sequence ATGGACCTCCCCAAGCTCCTCACCCTGTACTACGAGGAACGCCCCGACCCAGAAGACCCCTTGCTGCGGGTGGCCTTCGGCACCAGCGGCCACCGGGGCACCAGCCTCAAGGGCACCTTCACCGAGGCCCACGTCCTGGCCATCGCCCAGGCCATCGCCGACCTGAGGGCCTCCTTTGGGGCCACAGGGCCCCTTTTCCTGGCCAAGGACACCCACGCCCTTTCCCAGCCTGCCTGGGCCACGGCCCTAAGCGTATTCGCCGCCAACGGGATCGAGGTCCTGGTGGAGCCTGAGGAGGGGTATACGCCCACCCCTCTGGTCTCCCTGGCCATCCTGGAGCACAACGCCCATCACTCGGCCAAGGCGGATGGGGTCCTCCTCACCCCGAGCCACAATCCCCCCGAGGATGGGGGCTTCAAGTACAACCCCCCCACGGGGGGTCCGGCGGACACCCGGGTCACCAAGGCCATTGAGGCCCGGGCCAACGCCCTCCTCAAGGAGGGCCTGAAGGGGGTGAAGCGGCTTCCCCTCAAGGAGGCCAAGGGGCGGGCCAAGGCCTTTGACTACGCCGGTCTCTACGTGGCCCGGATCAAGGAAGCGGTGGACCTCGAGGCCATCCGGGCCTCCGGGCTGCGGATCGGCGTGGACCCCTTGGGGGGGGCAAGCCTCCGGGTCTGGGAGCGCCTGGCGGAGGCCTACCGCCTGAACCTGGAGGTGGTAAACCCCATCCTGGACCCCACCTTCCGCTTCATGCCCCCCGACCACGACGGCAAGATCCGCATGGACTGCTCCAGCCCCTACGCCATGGCAGGCCTCCTGGCCCTCAAGGACCGGTACGATCTGGCTATCGGCAACGACCCCGACGCCGACCGCCACGGCATCGTGACCCCCAGGGGCCTCATGAACCCCAACCACTACCTGGCCGCCGCCCTCCACCACCTCTTCACCACCCGGGCCTGGCCTGGGGCCAAGGTGGGCAAAACCGCCGTCACCTCAGCCCTCCTGGACCGGGTGGCCGCCGCCTTGGGCCGGGAGGTCTACGAGACCCCGGTGGGCTTCAAGTACTTCGTGGCCGGGCTGTTGGAGGGCTGGCTGGGCTTTGGGGGTGAGGAGAGCGCCGGGGCAAGCTTCCTCCGCTTGGATGGCCGCCCCTTCTCTACCGACAAGGACGGGATCCTCCTGGGCCTTTTGGCCGCAGAGATGGCCGCCAAGGAGGGCAAGGCCCCGGACGAGGTCTACGAGGCCCTGGCCCAAGGCCTGGGCCGCCCCTACTACGCCCGCAAGGACCTGCCCATCTCCCCCGAGGCCAAGGCCAAACTGGCCCGCCTCTCCCCCGAGGACGTGGGGGAGAAGGAGCTGGCCGGGGAGCCCATCCGGGCCGTCCTCACCCGGGCCCCGGGGAACGGGGAGCCCTTGGGGGGCCTCAAGGTGGTGACCGAAAACGCCTGGTTCGCCGCCCGGCCCAGCGGCACCGAGGACGTGGCCAAGGTCTATGCGGAAAGCTTCCGGGGGGAAGAGCACCTGGAGGCCGTGCTCCAGGCCGCTTTGGCCCTGGTGGCCAAGGTGCTGGCCTAG